One Phaseolus vulgaris cultivar G19833 chromosome 2, P. vulgaris v2.0, whole genome shotgun sequence DNA window includes the following coding sequences:
- the LOC137812429 gene encoding probable WRKY transcription factor 13 isoform X1 → MSTTSHTIAHHSLFEEQDQIPTQMGFFPFPTNLTLPPLGCHQSSLKAFSSITPSSLAISQQDSTSNLTETLFQKSREDLTSGFGGAQFLSLHRSSVNPWALGEVTDCFSSKRSGFDDHHLGISAMKMKKMKARRKVREPRFCFKTMSDVDVLDDGYKWRKYGQKVVKNTQHPRSYYRCTQDNCRVKKRVERLAEDPRMVITTYEGRHVHSPSNDLEDSSSASQLGNFLW, encoded by the exons ATGTCAACAACTTCCCACACCATTGCTCACCACAGCTTATTTGAGGAGCAGGATCAGATTCCCACACAGATGGGGTTCTTTCCCTTTCCAACAAACCTCACCTTGCCTCCTTTGGGTTGCCACCAATCCTCTTTGAAAGCCTTCAGCTCCATAACACCTTCTTCACTTGCTATATCTCAACAAGATTCTACATCAAATCTAACAGAAACCCTATTTCAGAAGTCTAGAGAAGACCTCACTTCTGGCTTTGGAGGAGCTCAATTCCTCTCCTTGCATAGATCCAGTGTAAATCCATG GGCATTGGGAGAAGTGACTGATTGCTTCAGCAGTAAAAGAAGTGGATTTGATGATCATCATCTGGGAATTTCAGCcatgaagatgaagaaaatgaagGCAAGAAGGAAGGTTAGAGAGCCTAGGTTTTGCTTCAAGACTATGAGCGATGTGGATGTATTGGACGATGGCTACAAGTGGAGAAAGTACGGACAGAAAGTTGTGAAGAACACGCAGCACCCCAG AAGCTATTACCGTTGCACACAAGATAATTGTCGAGTAAAGAAACGTGTGGAACGGTTGGCGGAGGATCCGAGGATGGTGATAACCACATATGAAGGGAGACATGTTCACTCTCCATCGAATGATCTGGAAGATTCTTCATCAGCATCTCAACTTGGCAACTTCTTATGGTAG
- the LOC137812429 gene encoding probable WRKY transcription factor 13 isoform X2, with protein sequence MSTTSHTIAHHSLFEEQDQIPTQMGFFPFPTNLTLPPLGCHQSSLKAFSSITPSSLAISQQDSTSNLTETLFQKSREDLTSGFGGAQFLSLHRSSVNPWALGEVTDCFSSKRSGFDDHHLGISAMKMKKMKARRKVREPRFCFKTMSDVDVLDDGYKWRKYGQKVVKNTQHPSYYRCTQDNCRVKKRVERLAEDPRMVITTYEGRHVHSPSNDLEDSSSASQLGNFLW encoded by the exons ATGTCAACAACTTCCCACACCATTGCTCACCACAGCTTATTTGAGGAGCAGGATCAGATTCCCACACAGATGGGGTTCTTTCCCTTTCCAACAAACCTCACCTTGCCTCCTTTGGGTTGCCACCAATCCTCTTTGAAAGCCTTCAGCTCCATAACACCTTCTTCACTTGCTATATCTCAACAAGATTCTACATCAAATCTAACAGAAACCCTATTTCAGAAGTCTAGAGAAGACCTCACTTCTGGCTTTGGAGGAGCTCAATTCCTCTCCTTGCATAGATCCAGTGTAAATCCATG GGCATTGGGAGAAGTGACTGATTGCTTCAGCAGTAAAAGAAGTGGATTTGATGATCATCATCTGGGAATTTCAGCcatgaagatgaagaaaatgaagGCAAGAAGGAAGGTTAGAGAGCCTAGGTTTTGCTTCAAGACTATGAGCGATGTGGATGTATTGGACGATGGCTACAAGTGGAGAAAGTACGGACAGAAAGTTGTGAAGAACACGCAGCACCCCAG CTATTACCGTTGCACACAAGATAATTGTCGAGTAAAGAAACGTGTGGAACGGTTGGCGGAGGATCCGAGGATGGTGATAACCACATATGAAGGGAGACATGTTCACTCTCCATCGAATGATCTGGAAGATTCTTCATCAGCATCTCAACTTGGCAACTTCTTATGGTAG